A stretch of the Thermincola ferriacetica genome encodes the following:
- a CDS encoding diol dehydratase small subunit yields MSDFNRKDLETLVREVVKTFLAKETGIGEVGNGEKDNCPTSVTGSSDSCQEVGLQDYPLGTKRPELIKTPAGNRLTDITLAKVVEGEIKSDDLRITPETLLLQARIAEKVNRPQFAQNLRRAAELTKIPDQRVLEIYNALRPYRSTKEELLAIADELENRYQAKINAAMVRQAAEVYEKRNRLRK; encoded by the coding sequence ATGTCTGACTTTAATAGGAAAGATCTCGAAACACTGGTTCGTGAAGTGGTAAAGACATTTTTAGCCAAGGAAACGGGCATTGGTGAAGTAGGAAACGGAGAAAAAGACAATTGCCCGACTTCAGTGACAGGCAGTTCCGACAGTTGTCAGGAAGTCGGCTTGCAGGACTATCCCCTGGGAACCAAGCGGCCTGAACTGATTAAAACGCCTGCCGGAAACAGGCTTACCGACATAACCTTAGCCAAAGTAGTTGAAGGTGAAATTAAATCGGACGACTTGAGGATTACGCCGGAAACCCTGCTGCTGCAGGCGCGCATTGCGGAAAAGGTAAACAGGCCCCAGTTTGCCCAAAACCTCAGGAGAGCTGCGGAGCTTACAAAAATTCCGGACCAAAGGGTCCTTGAAATATATAATGCCTTGAGACCGTACCGTTCAACGAAAGAAGAACTCCTGGCCATTGCAGATGAACTGGAGAACCGTTACCAGGCTAAAATTAACGCCGCTATGGTCCGTCAGGCTGCAGAAGTATACGAAAAAAGGAACCGCTTGCGGAAGTAG
- a CDS encoding propanediol/glycerol family dehydratase medium subunit, whose protein sequence is MHLNENYLKELITQVVAEISQNALQQVENKKEELTGKGEADTGAALLKVKGPARQGVKADEVVIGVGPAFGLGQHKTIVDIPHATVLREVIAGIEEEGVSARVVRVKHTSDLAYIGLTAAKLSGSGIGIGIQSRGTTIIHQRDLLPLNNLELFPQAPLLTPETFRKIGKNAAKYVKGESPDPVPTLNDQMARPKYQAKAALLHIKETEFIQPDSQPEELEFSI, encoded by the coding sequence GTGCATCTAAACGAAAATTATTTAAAAGAATTGATTACTCAGGTTGTAGCGGAAATTAGTCAAAATGCTTTACAACAGGTGGAGAATAAGAAAGAGGAACTGACAGGTAAGGGAGAGGCTGACACAGGTGCCGCGTTGCTGAAAGTAAAAGGGCCGGCCCGGCAAGGGGTTAAGGCGGATGAGGTTGTAATCGGCGTGGGACCTGCCTTCGGGCTGGGCCAGCATAAGACCATAGTAGATATTCCTCATGCTACAGTTTTACGGGAAGTTATTGCCGGGATAGAGGAAGAGGGAGTATCTGCCCGGGTTGTCCGCGTGAAACATACCAGCGACCTGGCTTACATCGGCCTTACGGCCGCCAAGCTGAGCGGTTCGGGGATAGGTATCGGCATCCAGTCCCGGGGCACCACAATCATTCATCAGAGAGATTTACTTCCGTTGAACAACCTGGAACTATTCCCCCAGGCGCCGCTTCTTACCCCTGAAACCTTCCGAAAAATCGGTAAGAACGCAGCAAAATATGTCAAGGGAGAATCTCCGGACCCTGTGCCCACTTTGAACGACCAGATGGCCAGGCCCAAATATCAGGCGAAGGCAGCCCTTCTGCACATCAAGGAAACGGAGTTTATCCAGCCGGACAGCCAGCCTGAAGAGTTGGAATTCAGTATATAA
- the pduB gene encoding propanediol utilization microcompartment protein PduB: MSDQLVEKVLNEVMKKVAQDMAKPEAPVLEKVTENCKLTEFVGTAIGNTIGLVIANVDSELHEKMGLDKKYRSIGIFGGRTGAGPQIMAADEAVKATNTEVVAIELPRDTEGGAGHGSLIIFGAEEVSDARRAVEVALKDLNRTMGDVYVNSAGHLEFQYTARASYAIQKAFNAPVGQAFGLLVGAPAAIGVLLCDTAVKAAEIEVISYLSPSTTSHTNESILAFSGDSGAVRQALIAAREVGLQLLSALGGPCKSLTQPYI, encoded by the coding sequence GTGAGTGATCAACTGGTGGAAAAAGTGTTGAACGAAGTTATGAAAAAAGTAGCTCAGGATATGGCCAAACCTGAGGCTCCGGTGTTGGAAAAAGTAACTGAAAACTGCAAACTGACTGAGTTTGTGGGTACTGCAATAGGCAATACCATCGGCCTGGTAATCGCTAATGTAGACAGTGAACTGCATGAAAAAATGGGCCTGGACAAAAAATACCGGTCTATCGGTATTTTTGGCGGTCGGACCGGAGCCGGCCCGCAAATAATGGCTGCTGACGAAGCGGTTAAGGCTACCAATACCGAGGTTGTAGCCATTGAACTGCCCAGGGATACTGAAGGTGGAGCGGGCCACGGCTCTTTGATCATTTTTGGCGCCGAGGAAGTATCTGATGCCCGGAGGGCTGTGGAAGTGGCGTTAAAAGATTTGAACCGGACCATGGGAGACGTTTATGTCAACAGCGCCGGACATCTGGAATTCCAATATACGGCCAGGGCCAGTTACGCTATTCAAAAAGCCTTTAATGCTCCTGTTGGGCAGGCTTTCGGTTTGCTGGTCGGCGCCCCCGCGGCAATAGGCGTGCTTTTATGTGATACGGCGGTAAAAGCGGCCGAAATTGAAGTGATCTCCTACCTTAGCCCCAGTACAACCAGCCATACTAACGAATCTATCCTCGCCTTCAGTGGTGATTCCGGCGCCGTAAGACAGGCGCTGATAGCTGCGCGTGAAGTAGGACTGCAATTGTTATCAGCGTTGGGCGGCCCCTGCAAGTCCCTTACGCAACCTTATATATAA
- the eutM gene encoding ethanolamine utilization microcompartment protein EutM: MSYEALGMVETKGLVAAIEAADAMSKAANVVLIGYEKIGSGLVTVMVRGDVGAVKAATDAGAASAQKVGELVSVHVIPRPHTDVEKILPKLE, from the coding sequence ATGTCCTATGAAGCGCTGGGGATGGTGGAGACAAAGGGTCTGGTGGCGGCCATTGAAGCTGCGGATGCTATGAGCAAAGCAGCCAATGTTGTATTAATCGGTTACGAAAAAATCGGGTCCGGTCTGGTAACCGTTATGGTCAGGGGTGATGTAGGCGCTGTTAAAGCGGCTACTGATGCGGGAGCGGCCAGCGCCCAGAAAGTCGGGGAACTGGTATCTGTGCATGTAATACCCAGACCCCATACTGATGTTGAAAAAATCTTACCGAAACTGGAGTAA
- a CDS encoding propanediol/glycerol family dehydratase large subunit, translating into MRRSKRFEVLEARPVNQDGLVQEWPEVGLIAMNSPNDPKPGIKIRDGVVVELDGKPAEEFDMIDQFIADYAIDVSVAEKVMNMDSTEIARLLVDINCSREEIIKLTRGMTPAKIVEVVSQLNVVEMMMALQKMRARKTPSNQCHVTNLQDNPVLLAADAAEAAARGFDEMETTVAVVRYAPLNALAILVGSQTGRGGVITQCAVEEATELMLGMKGFTSYAETVSVYGTEQVFVDGDDTPWSKAFLASAYASRGLKMRFTSGTGSEVQMGYAEGKSMLYLETRCIMITKGAGVQGLQNGSISCIGIPGAVPSGIRAVLAENLITTMLDLEVASGNDQTFSHSDIRRTARMLMQMLPGTDFIFSGYSAVPNYDNMFAGSNFDCEDFDDYLLLQRDLMVDGGLRPVKEEEIIAVRNKAARALQAVFRELGLPLITDEEVEAATYAHGSKDIIKRNIPEDLKAAEALMRGNITGLDVVKALAKHNFHDVAENLLNLLKQRVSGDYLHTSAIFDKNFNVLSAVNNPNDYRGPGTGYRLSPERWEEIKNIERALSPEKLGI; encoded by the coding sequence ATGCGCCGTTCAAAGAGATTTGAAGTTCTCGAAGCCAGGCCTGTTAACCAGGACGGTCTTGTTCAGGAATGGCCGGAGGTTGGTTTAATTGCCATGAACAGTCCCAATGACCCTAAACCGGGAATTAAAATAAGGGATGGCGTTGTCGTTGAACTGGATGGCAAGCCGGCGGAAGAATTTGATATGATAGACCAATTTATTGCTGATTACGCTATTGATGTATCTGTGGCAGAAAAGGTAATGAACATGGATTCTACGGAAATTGCCCGGTTGCTGGTGGATATCAACTGTTCGCGGGAAGAGATAATTAAGCTCACCAGAGGCATGACCCCAGCTAAAATTGTGGAAGTAGTCAGCCAGCTTAACGTGGTTGAAATGATGATGGCTCTGCAAAAGATGCGGGCCCGGAAAACTCCTTCTAACCAGTGTCATGTTACCAACCTGCAAGACAACCCCGTACTCCTGGCTGCCGACGCGGCAGAAGCTGCTGCCAGAGGCTTTGATGAAATGGAGACTACTGTTGCTGTAGTGCGTTACGCGCCTTTAAACGCCCTGGCCATATTAGTAGGTTCCCAGACCGGCAGGGGGGGCGTTATTACCCAATGCGCCGTTGAAGAAGCAACTGAGCTGATGCTGGGCATGAAAGGTTTTACCAGCTATGCCGAAACGGTTTCGGTATACGGAACAGAGCAGGTTTTTGTAGACGGTGACGACACTCCCTGGTCCAAAGCCTTTTTGGCGTCCGCTTACGCATCCCGGGGTCTGAAAATGAGATTTACTTCCGGTACCGGTTCCGAAGTGCAAATGGGCTACGCCGAGGGTAAGTCAATGCTTTACCTGGAGACCAGGTGTATCATGATTACCAAAGGGGCCGGCGTCCAGGGATTACAGAACGGTTCTATCAGTTGTATCGGCATCCCGGGCGCTGTTCCGTCGGGCATCAGGGCTGTTTTGGCGGAAAACCTGATTACCACTATGCTGGACCTGGAAGTAGCTTCCGGCAACGACCAGACATTCTCCCATTCGGACATCAGGAGAACGGCCCGGATGTTGATGCAGATGCTGCCGGGAACAGACTTTATCTTTTCGGGTTACAGCGCAGTACCAAATTATGACAATATGTTTGCCGGGTCTAACTTTGACTGTGAAGACTTCGATGATTACCTGCTCCTGCAGAGGGACCTAATGGTAGATGGGGGTCTCCGGCCGGTAAAAGAAGAGGAAATTATTGCGGTAAGAAACAAGGCCGCCAGGGCTCTGCAGGCAGTATTCAGGGAACTGGGGTTACCCCTTATCACCGACGAAGAGGTGGAAGCTGCTACCTATGCCCACGGTAGCAAAGACATTATCAAACGCAATATTCCTGAAGACCTGAAGGCCGCTGAAGCGCTGATGCGGGGCAATATTACCGGTCTGGATGTGGTTAAAGCCCTGGCCAAGCATAACTTCCATGATGTGGCTGAAAACCTGCTGAACCTCTTGAAACAAAGGGTATCAGGGGACTATTTGCATACATCGGCAATTTTTGATAAGAATTTTAACGTGTTAAGCGCCGTAAATAATCCTAACGATTACCGCGGCCCGGGAACAGGTTACCGGCTGAGCCCCGAGCGTTGGGAAGAAATCAAAAACATTGAAAGGGCCCTCAGTCCGGAAAAACTCGGTATTTAA